The window GCCGGGTTCTGTTGTGGTGCTTCCATGTTATCCGTGCAGCTCATTGGAGCTAGCCTAGTAGGACCCTCTTACAGcggagagctttttttttttttattttatttttttttttttttaaagtttttttttttgcatacgcATGCAGAAACTATGTGCAGTAAGTCAAAATCATGTTGCCAGCAAACAAAGTCTAAACATcgtgaaatattaaaataattttaagtaAATGCAGCATGgcagcattgcagctcttgtcagaattaACATGcattgccattgacggctttagaagtcaaatatccatgttgattgggaaggctggcagtgaatgagttaagtaatTAGTATGTTACTATTTAATTCGATGTGTTTAAAATCCGAAAATTCTGATTCAAAGTATGTTTTTTCTGGCAGACTCGAGAACCATTGGCCGAGATCGTCGGCCTAGAACCATTGGCCTAGTATGCCCTAAATTGGGAGGCAAAAACTTCTTACCTAGTGGTTTCTTGTCAGCAGGATTTTCTAGGTGTCTAAACACACTGTATTTGTCTCCTCCATCTAtatgggacaaaaaaaaggtaatgtaaggggaaaaaatgcaagcaaacaaacaaacaccaagACACAGAGAGGTAAAGCTTGTACCTGAGGTAGGGGGCGTGACTTCTGCGGGCTGATCCACAGACAGCTGCTTGAAGACGGCGTACTTATCAGAGGAGACACCGGACAGAGGTGTCAACATGGCCGGTGCACTGGAAGATATTAAGACAGTGGTGGGGGTTATCAAAGGTGTGGCCCATCACATTTactgtgggtacggaaagtattcagacccccttaaatttgtcattctttgttatattgcagccatttgagaaaatcttttatattcattttctttcctcaatgtacacacagcaccccataatgacagaaagaaaaaaaaaaacggaattgttcaaatgtttgcagatctattaaaaaagaaaaactgaactcaCACAGCCTCTCAGAGCgcagtgttcagagaggcagagcgcacaccattttctatgaatttacgaACGAGCATGTTGGCCActggcagggatacgtcagtgcgtccgccatattCAGTCAGTTCCGCCTGTAAACATCTCGTCTTGCCTGACGCTCCGGCACTCCCAGAGTGTGGCGCTCTGAATAACCAAACGGCACACACGCCATCAACGCTCCGAGTTTCCGAAAGTTCCACTTGGAGTGcatttccgaacgtacccaaGAATCCATGGGTGAAAggtcacattttgaaaatatagtaACCCCTCATTTATACAGGAAAAATCCACAAAGTAGCGACCATATAATTATTTCGtcaattttatcatttttttttttttaaagctttatgaatAACACCAATGCAAAAGatcgccatcctcacgttcgACACTGTAGTATCTATGACTCTGAATGTGCGTATATCACTCTTCCCTCCTGACTAGCACTTGATGGCAGTGGAACCACTGGCGAACATCTCTATGTTGGACATTGAACAGTTTAGTTGTTTTTTGCTGTAATTTCTTTATTCGTATTGCTGTTATTactattgttattataattttctcttgtttctattttatttagttttttttttttttactctgtgatatggatctcCCTGgtctgaaataaataaagttaatgctaagtgagtctgcagtaacagtATGTGGGAAAATGATCACGGCTAAATCCCACGATAGAAAATGAAATATGTACGAATTAAAAATCACCACTACCATATAACCATGAAAAGTGAAACACGATGTGGTGAGGGACAACTTTTttccaaatataaaatgttcaatGGGAATTAACCAGCTAATTTAATAGAAAGTTAATCACCTTCaaggacatactttgcaaataaagatgattctgattctgatcaaacTAACACTGAGTCACCTATgataaacatacaattgtttacactTTTCTCTTctaaatgagcttttttttttagcactctTTAATAAAACTACAATCTGAGCATTTACATCATTGCTCAAAAGTCTCCACCGTCCTTGTAAATGTGAGAGAAACTTAACACCACTCAGATAATTTAGTTCCGTCTCATCTTCATCTCTGGACGCATAATTGCTTTTCCGTTTAGGCTGGTGAAATAATACGGTGATCGACCGCCCGCTGAAATGAATTCATCAGGAGCTGACCCAAACTCATTGTCATGCCGAGGCGCTTCCACCGACTAGCCGATGCACAATGTGCGGGACAACAATGCTTTATGGCAGAAGCGCTGCGATTGAATATGAACGTTTTACCTCTTTTGATGCTGCGCCGCTATGCCGCCAGGGAAACTTGCACTCGACTGCCCCTGAAAGTCTGTGAACGCCTGGTCGCCGGTTCCAGCCTTAGGAGCCTCCTGGAAATCCTGGAAGTCATCGTCTTCCGCTTTATTCCCCTTAAGGCGTCGGCGAACATGAAATTAAAGGGGACACATTATGGCTtgcataaatacaatttaatattattttaaggggaaaaagTCAGACCTTTTTATTCAGATACCTGAGAACTATTCTTTAAAGTATGGCATAGTACAGAGGTATCTTGACttacaaattcaatttgttccgtgaccaacgttcgtaactcaaaacactcttaCCTCAAATCTACTTTCTAAATTGGATTGAATAAAAAGTGTCATCAATCCGTTCCAGCTCCCaccaaaagaaaaattaaaaacaccaccaaatttttggaacatgtttttCCAGTAAGAAAAACTGTTTTCCATAGTATCATATTGTACAGAAACATACAgcaataattaaatagaatgtaaagaatgattataatttaatattaataattaaacagtGTTTGCAAGATGtattgctttaattcaatggacattgcgcTTCTCCTTCTGACATGATCCGCGTCTTCTCAGCACTCACTTTCTTAGGAACCAGGATTCGAAAAAAGCTAAACTCGGCCGAGCGACGACGTGGTAACGAGAAAAAGTTAGGGCACTCGTAAGGCAGTAGATCAAGTGTTACCTGAGCAGGAGGAAAACTGGCGAAGTTGGCGGGCGCCGCAGCCGCCGTCATGGGGGGCATGACTGTCGGTGGCGGTGTGGGCATGGGCATGGAGACTGGCGGGTGGCTCATCATGGGTTGCTGGTGCTGGGGCATGACGGGGGCCAAGGCCATCGCGAGGGCCGGTAGGTTGGGCACCGGCGGTGAAGGGAACTGACAGAGGATTTCCACGTTCATCGCAGGCAGGCCgctctgaaacacacacacacacacacgcgcgcgtgcAGTTCAACCAATCAGGTCACTGAACCCACCCACCATCTCCTTGGTGGGTGACtgacaaatttcatgtgcattcCATGACATTTTTCAATGCACTGCAAGGTCATGaaattcaagtcaaaaaaatacatttaatgaaagaaataaataatacattaagtGCTTCACTGaataaaaatgccattgaataaaatgtcagtaaatacgtACACATTCTatgaaataattacaaattcaatgaaataaatgaaatggaataaaatcatttaaaaagtacaaggaatgtataaattggtcataaatgATTAAATACAATCAATGTAATAGCACATAATGTATTAATATATTTCCAATTTAGTCAAATCAACAATTCAATGATTtcacatttcaataaaatttcatttttttccatttaaattaaaaaaaaataaataaataaaattacaaattggtCATGATATGATgaaatgcatatatatataaaatcactaTATTTCACCAAGTAATTTAATGCagtttaatttaacattttaacctaTTTTATTGCCTTTATATTTCCTGTTGGCCCAAACAACAACTATAAATGGCATTATAAAATTGAAGGccattaaataaataagtcaTTATATAAACCCAAATTCTattcaataattaaaaattcaaataaactaTCCAAATGCCATTGTCGCTATAGTTTTACCTGCGCCACACCAATCAGGGCCAGCACGGTGTACAGCTCTTCCTTTGTCAGCATGCCAGGCGTTGTGCGGTTGGCGGATGCCCAGATTTGGCCCAAGGCTTCCCGGGGAAGACCCGACGACATGAGCAGCGGGTACAGTTTGGCGGTGTCGATCCCGGCCGGAGTCATGCTGAACTCCAGAACCTTCTTGAACATCTCTGAGCGCAGAAAAGCAAGAGATTTCGTTTCTTGGAAACATTATTACTTGAATTACTAACCATTTTAAACTGGGTAATTTTGAGCCACGACGTACTGTAACAGGAAGGTTCAAATGCCCGTGTATGTGTGAACATGAGCAAAGATATTCCATTCAAATACGTACTAAATGaaactaaatgttaaattaCCTGGGATGAGGCTGTCGTTGTAAAGCCAAGCTGGCGGGATGGACTGGATGTGCTCTTGTTGTGGATACACACCAACACCTGCTGTGGaaatcaaacacaaacacacacacacaaatatagagAGCGTTATTTGTTGTAGTCTCAACCTTGGAGAGGAACACGAGTTGCCAAGAGTCTTGGCAGCCGAGCACCTGCTGGTATCCAAAACTCCCCAAAAATGATGTATGGAAAGCTCGGTGCAGATataacatacataaatatataaatcgTCCTGTGAGCCACTTCCAGGGAAGACGCGATTCAACTGTACTGACATCGTTTATGGTTTTATgtgaatacagtggtaccttgccTTACGAGCACTCCACTTTTGACttaattacacttcataaaacaaGTAGTTGATTttctatttttccttattaaacgaAAGGTACCATTGCACCTCGCTGCTAACAAAAACTGTGTTGTCTATGAAGAGCCTCAGCGTTAGCCTTGATGACacagaagtgaaaaaaaaaaaatgaaaaaaacagagTAATAAGTCAATGCGTATCCATGTTAGGCCAAAGCAGGCAGCGTGGAGCAGCAGGCACGTCCCCGAGAGCCCAAACAATGACTACAGAAAACCTGGAAAGAAGTGTAGCAGGGCGGCTATAAACGCTTGACATCAAGGTACCTCAGCGCAACACTTGATACTGATCACAGTTATTGAAGGAGCAGCCAGCCTGTTTGGATTGAATGTCAACAAAATGTAGTATAAAAGCGAACATGGCACAGTTGAAGAAGACAGGAAGCGGTAGTTTTAGTGGCAGAAGCAGCTGCGGAGGTCTGGTAACAAATAGAGGCTTCTCTCACCGCTGTCATCACCGCTTCGAGGGGAGGCCTCGGCAGCAGGCGGGGCCACGGGTATCCTTTCTGTGACGAAGACGGACTCGAGACTCAAGTCCCGGGAGGCCGTGGCCCAGTTCCTGGCCTTATTGCTGCTCTGAAACTGGGCAGAAACTCTAGCTGTGGGACTCATTTCCGTCAAAGTCTGCCTGGATTTAAAGTTCAAGTGCGCCGTCTTGCCAGCAGTGAGGTCGCAAGAGGAGAAAAGCTTCTCTTCCAGGGATGGGCCTAGAGGTGGGAGCCAATGGGGAACAAGCACCTTTTTCATCAGCCAACccgccaggttttttttttttttttttttttttttttttttttttaaaaggacaaaacaaacaagattgaatatttgaaaataattaaaattacttGTAAACAGTAAACTAAAACAAGAaagattaatatatatatatttttttttatttttttattttcctgtccattttaaatattaaatgtagcCCATCCCTGCTGTAAAGCCAGCGGTCATTTGCTGGCCTGCGCTACACATTGGAACCACTCGATGTAGCCCACGTGAGTTTATAGAAGGTGAGCAAAAGGATAAATTACCTTGAAATGAAGTTTGAGAGCTGCTGTTGACGGCAGAGTGTGGAGGAGACACAGAGGAAGGGAGGGAAGGGCGGACTTGAGAGGAAAGGCGCGAGTGTGCCGACCCAACGGGACCTTGAACAAAGTCACTaaactcctcgtcctcctcgggCAAAGCGGCCACGACGGTCCGGCGGGAAGGGGGctcagaggaagaggaggaggaggaagggttGGAAGAGGCAGGCCCTTGAAAGTCGCTAAATTCATCATTGTCCTCAGACAAAGGCGCGGGGAGAGAGGGAGTGGCAACAGACGGGTggcatgatgatgaggatgatgatgaagatgatgacgaGTCTGCAAGAACGAACAAATTGTGATGATGGAGCACAACAGAGACAATTCAGGATCAAAGAGTGGAGGGCCCGCGGGGCACATGCGGCCCGTTTCCTTCTTTGATTTGGGCCGCCGAACATCCGCATCACCAAcgtaccacaaactatgatccaaaATTGcttgaatttaattttaaccGACGATTTGATTAAGAGGAAACTGCACCGGAAATGTGaggacttttgtgtgtgtgtgtgtgtgtgtgtgttaccgcTTTGCGACAtgtaaaaataccaattactcctttcctattagccagcgctttgatgccatcttgtggcacatTAGAACATTACATAAAGAGCAACAAATATTGGGGAGTCTTTTTGGCAAATAGCTGCGGTTAGGCACCGCAGAGAAAAAGCAAGACTGGGTGCATTTGCAAATAGTGAGTCACGAATAGCCAGGTTCACTGCCATAAAACtgtatgaatgaaaatgaattttactattaaaaaaaaaacctattccaCGTACacattaattatttgttttttcctcatctACGTCCCAACTGTACacttttgaaattaaatgtggCCCTCGAGCACAAGTTTGCAGACCGTTGTTCTCGTCAGCCCACGAACACGACTCGCTCTCTACCTGGCTTCTTGCTCTGCGACGACGGCGTGGGGTGCATCTTGGCCTCCCGGCTGAAACCGTCCAGGTTCCCCTTTATCGCCTCCAAGGCGTCGTCCCGGCTCTTCTCCCCCGTCTGAGCgcccccccgcaaaaaaaaacaacaacaacgagcGACTGGAATCAATCGCACGACGGGATAAGGACTCCCagacactctctctctctctctctctcggtctcTCACTTTGGGTTTGACGCTACTGAGCAGCCTGAGCTTCTGCTTCTGCTCCTCGAACTGCCGCCGTTTCCTGTCCTCCTCCAGCAtcttctgctgctgctccagACGCTTCCTACGAGCAATAAAGTGGAACTGTAACGCAGACACCCTTGAGAACGCTATTCTATTAATAGATCAAAGACGTTCGTTTTAAAACGAGTGGAAAGCAGACTACTTCCCTTTGTTTATAACCTCTTCAACCCTTATATACTCTTCAGGTCAAAATTGACCCGTTTGGACATTTaacagctataaaaaaaaataccctaaATATCATTCTTTCACCATGAACTTTATGACCTTTGCTAAAGTGAGCCAAAATacacaatgaaaatattttaaaatgtcattcctCTATGCAGGCACTTCAAAGTACACTTCGGTGTCAGCCAAAATGGATTTGAGATTGTTCATAATTTGATGTAAACAACTGTTATGAGGATTTGCTTGGCCCGGTTGAAAACTGACCCGGAACATACCATGCGTGCATGGAAAAGGAACCGTAAGGGTTAATAAAAAGAGAGATAAGGTGCGAGTTCCTTACTGGTGCTCCTCGGCCATTTGCTTCTGCATGTCGGCCGTGTACGGCGGGCCGGCGGGTCTCATGCCGATAAACTGGGGCTGGGCCAAGTACGGCATCCCGGGGGTCTGCATCGCGATCGTCATGCCGGCCTGCGATGTACAATCAGCCCTTTATTTGCCCGATAACTGCCAGACTTGAACTAAAGACTGACAGTTCAACATGGTGGAACCTTCAAAGGCATCTACAGCGCAGCCCTTCATAGGATGAAGAAAACAAGGTTTGTACGCTTTTTTTAGAAATAGTTTTCCATGACTTTTCCAAAACCTTTCCCAGAATTTCCAAGacccaaacatttgcacatttaagtCAGACCACAGGAAATGACTGAGCTGTGCGCACGCATATCCAGTTTGTTGCGACACTTCTTCACGTAGCAGCTTCTTAAAATGCGGGGCAAGCTCGTTATGCGCACACATAAACTGTACTTTCTCTCACCACACGCGAACCTACTCGCTACCTGGCTGCGGCCAAACATGAACCTAAAAAGCCGACGACTTGTAAGAATAGTGagaattcattattttgaatgCCCACAGAAGTTGTCTCGTCTACTTCGCCGTTGGAATTGCAGACCCCGGCAGCCACGGCTGTCTGTGGTACAGTCACCAAAATTCCATTAATATTAAATTACTCTAAATTCCCCAAAAGTACAGATGAATTCCCATTAATTACGATAGAAAGTTTTCAGTCtggaacattttcaaatgacccGCAGCCTAACTTTCCATGGAAATTTACTGGAAACTTACCCCCCAAAATATCTATCCCTATTCCAACCCtcattttacttgtttttttaatattccatCGTAATATCGATTGAATGTGTCCAGAACCCACCTGCATGGGCATGGCTCCAGGAGGCATCTGTCCCCCGAAGTTCATTCCCATCATGCTTTGCATATTTGGCTGCATGACTTGGACCATTGGGAAGCCCTGCCCCTGCCCCTGCCCCGGCCCCTgcccctgctgctgctgcatggGCACCATACCTGCACACgaaacaaaaaatgacattttactgtatatggCAAACGGGCTCACACTCTGTTTTTAAGGACAAATCAAGATAGGCCTACTTGAAAAATCTACCACAGTACAGTAAGCAAATATTTCGACTTCATTACTTTccaccactgaaacacactGAGGGAAAGGTTGCTCGAAATGTACAGTTGATGAGTCGCTGGTTCAATTAGGAAAGACACGAGGGGAGCGGCAAGCAGCCAATCTGTTTTTCAACAGCTTGGAGCAAAATGCcatgggaggaagaaaaaaaataaataatgtgttgTAATGGACATAAATTATTTGATTGAAGTCATTATGTGCAGCCCGATGGCCATCTGCGGCTCACTCCACATTCTTTATCGGCCAGCCGCATGTTCTGataataaaattacttttaacACAGGCTGCATTAAAACCTTACAGGAAAAtgtgtcgatttttttttctttattagtaATACAAATGTTACAACAGTTGAATGTTATGAGACatcatgacttttttctttcattttttttaaatggcaaatttgatgaaaatgtcATCACATTGTTAATtaaatcaaacgacacaaaacATCGCAgtatttttaattcaacatgTTTTAAAGCGGAATGTTACAATACACGACATCATTTTTGAATTCAGAGCTCACACTAAGGCTGTACTAATGAAGTTTTGCTTTGTCACCTACAAATACCAAAGTGACATTTATACCGTTTGTTTCCCATCTTTAAATCTGTTTAACTGCTTAGCGCATACTGAATTGGTTTGAGCATGTTTCATAAACAAGGTTAAGTGAGTTTGTCTGTGAGCCTAATTTAAAAAGGTTCGGACAACCCTGATTTATAATTATATctttaatgtaatattttatcaaTTCTATAATTATATATAAGTTACATTACAATACCTGCACCAGGTACTCCGCCATGTTTATTTAACCTCTATTTAGATGAGGAAATAGGGctcatattttttataatgcCAGTCAGTTCACTTGCAGATGATCGAAATCTCCTGTCAAGATTTGTTTCTTAAAGCCATAACAGCCTGATAAGTTATATTGCGACTCACCTTGCGGCGGTCCCAAGCTCCCTCCGACGGGATACATGAAACTAAAGAGGGCGAGAGGAAAAGACAGGTTATGAGACACACGTGAGTATCTTCGAAATGAGCCTATTTTGGACTGGTAAATGTTTGAATGAGACAGACTTGTTGTGGTAAAGTTCATTTCCCTTTTTACGCAGAATCCGACGAAGCTGCCACAACGTTTACATGGCATAGCATCGGCTAACCGCTTGTCATCAACGCCGGCGTCTGGTGTGTCGGCGAAAACACTAACGACACAGGTGGCAAATGGCAACTTTTCGCCTCAAAACAAACATGTATGGGCTTCGATTTCAGGTTGCACAAACGGACAGTATGTAATTGCGTCCATGTTCTACTAATTCCACCCACAGTGGTTGGGCTTCAAGTTTCAGCTGTGCTATATCCGTGTCATCGCTGCCTTCATTATTTACGCTGCTGAGGCTCAcggcattaaaaataaataaatacttagcACATCTTGCTAGCAAGAcactatgttttgttttttcctgtggAACCTGTTCTCAGCtattcacccaaaaaaacatgctcatAGACTCTCCTACTTGCATAGTTTGTCTTCTACATCCTAAAATGCCACAGGATGGCGCCGAAGCCCTGACAGATAAGATATATGTagtcattggtgtcaaggaagtattatGAAGTGACAGAGCTCAACTGATAGGCTGAGCGCCGGGgagggaggagctaaatttagtcTGGGTTCTGAGTGGAAGTTACGCCGCAAGTGCACGTAATCGTGCACTACAGGTGGATTTGTCAAAATTAAATAATCTGTaaactctttgtttttaatttgttgtaaaACCCGTTGGAAATTACACAGTTTTGGGAGCGTAGGTTGTGATTATCTTTGCATTTTAAACAGCTAATAAAGGCTATTATGAACATTATTTGGTCGGGTCAATTCCACGCAGATTTTGCTCTTTCCGAACCGTGACAGAGACCGAgcgctgacgtgaaaagcaaaAAGCAGACAGTAATAGCCTGCCCTCGCCCTAAAAAAGCTTTACAATTGCCTACAGAGGACAAacgatggtggcaaagcactagtTTTGACTTAATTCACAATAGTGCTTTGGCACCAAGATACCACAAAATGGTGCCAAAGCTATGTAAGCGTTGCTTTGGCCTGAATTTTTGCTTAGCTACTGATGACGAACAGGTCCACTGTATTGAATCAAGCCGTTATGGGCGCGTTTGTATACTTTATTATCATGATAGCATTATTAACGCgccaacacacacatataacgTCATGTGCGCGCTTGACAGCAATTGGCCCGATTTGTATTATTGTTCTTAACAACGATGGTaggttgtgcaaatgtatgtCATCTTTGgctataaacatttttaggcgGAGGTCAATTATTCGCTGTTTAACAATTCTCGTTCATTATCTAGAGCGAAAAACGGGGGACTACTATTTTGTATCAACCCACTACAATGGGCTCGTTATGTACGTATTAGCTGTTTTTAAGATGCACATAAACGTCATTTTGACGCATAACAGTTGGCTTGATTCGTATTACTGTTCATAAAAATAACGATATGAGGCGTAAGTACGTCTTAATTATCGTGGTCGAATCCTCCTGTGACAGcacctagctagctagctagcgagcGAGCTAACGTTAGCTGTGGCAAGCAACCATCTCGTCAGCCGGCTTTGAGCACAAAACCAACCAGTGTCGACGTCCCTTCAAAGCCGTCGCGGTGACCGCTTAGAGGTCAGGTGGAAGTCGGTCGGGGGAAGAAAACCTGACAAAATGGAGCCAGAGAGGATTGGAAAGGCGATCGAGTACCTGCCGCCTCCAGATGATCCCGGCCGCAGCGCCATCTTGATGAGGGCATTAGCCAGGCTGAGAATGGCGTCATCACTGACGTCACCGGATATATCAACCCCGGGTTTGGTTCTGCAGGCTCAAATTCATGTCGGTTGTGCAGTGCATGTATACACCGACAGATGTCAGTGTTGATCGGCGGTCGCGTCAAATCGTGGCAGCAcgcgtggggaaaaaaaaaaaaagcaacacgtGGTCACTGGAGAATCAGAATGAGAATGAGAATCATCTTCATTTCGCCAAGTAtgctcaaaacacacaaggaatttgtttccggtagttggagccgctcgagtacgacaacagacactcaattgacggagaacacttttgagacataaagacattgacaaaaaaaacagtcactgagcaataaaaggttgctcgtAATCTGGTGATGCGAATAGCTCAAACCCAAACTTCGAACTGAAACTTAACACCTTGCctcaaaaccctactttgaaacactgaTCCTCGTTTGAGACTAAATCCGGGTTTTAAAACCCGAATTCAAAATCCTAACGCTTTTTTGCAGCCCTGAACCAAGCTAAAAACCCTCcttcgaaaccctaacccttgttggAAACGAGAACTTGAAACCCAATCTCTGGTTTGAAGCGTTCATTTAAAACTCCAAATGCAGGCTTGAATACGTAttactctaaccctaacccttgtttgaaacctaaccctgggtagaaaccctaatttgaaactccataaccctgacttaaaaccctactttgtcttgaaatcctaacgtgaaaccctaaccctgatttaGAAACCTAACAGAGGCTTGAAACCCGAATGTAAAACCCTAACAATTGTTTGAAATTctaacccagacttgaaaccctcatttgcaAACCTAACCCAGGCTCGAAACTctctttgaaaccttaacactTTGTTTGGAACCTTAACAGaagcttgaaaccttaatgtgaaaccctaaccctggcttaaaACCAGAACAGAGACTTGAAACCCTTCTTCTCATTCGAAGCCCGACGAGGCTCCGTCATCGCCTCCTTTTTCTGGGAGGCCGTTCGCAGGTCTGGGATCGGACCGGAGCGGACCCCCCGCAGGCCGCACCCCCGCCCCGGCGAATGGCGACGGCCCGAGAAAGGTGAACATTAACCGGCCCGAGCGCCGTAAATCACGTCGATCTGTCGGGCGTCCTCCTCCAAATGTGCGAGCGGCGCCGACACCTCGCATCACAATGGAATCCAAAAATTCTTTTACACAAGCTTGGGGGCCGAATTTGAAAatctaacccaggcttgaaaaccCCTGGGTTGGAGTTTCAAATGAAGAGTTTCCAGCCTGAGTCAGGATTTTAAGACCCTAtcaaaatttgaaaccctaactgttgTTTGACAACCCTAATACTTGAAGCCACACCCCTTGTCCgaaaccataaccctggttTAAAACCTTAATTGAAGCGCGTATTTCAAAACTTACCTTCCGTTTTAAACCCAAactcaggcttgaaacccttccaaaaaaataataatacatctttctattattttttttgaggagGAACAAACTCCCAAaattttgatgtttaaaaaaaaatgtgaaaatttgttttcaatgcaATCTGTGAATTTTCACtagacaataaaatgtttttgaagaGCATCAAATGAAGTTTCTGTGTTTTCTTGCCGCTGCGGCGGTCGACCTGGCGCCGGGACGGAAAGTGGAAGGCGCGTGGCGAACGCGGCGTCGCAAGAAAGGATGCGACATCGACTCCAGCTGGGCCCCAAAGGGCCTCACGGAGGAGGCGGCCCGGCGGGGGTCAGGGGTCACAAGGCTAATTGCTCAGCGGGACCGACACCCATCTTTGACGCACTAAGACATGCGTGCGACGCGGCGCTCTTCCATCATCCCGCCTCCTcctttctgcttcttcttcttcttcttgtgctgCTCATCGTGACGCAAACGGCAGTCGTGGCGATGAGGgcggtcaccatggcaacacctCCTAGCACCACCGACAGTGAGGTCCACAATACTCTTCTCAAgatattatctatctatctatctatttctACCTAACGGTACTTATCTAATGGTATGTGATTGTTGCGAAACGAAGCGTTGTCGTCAATCAGCGGCGAAAGAGTCGAGACGGCGGTTGGCGTTCAGGCTGCATTGCAGTCGCTGTGATGTT of the Phyllopteryx taeniolatus isolate TA_2022b chromosome 8, UOR_Ptae_1.2, whole genome shotgun sequence genome contains:
- the synrg gene encoding synergin gamma isoform X13, with translation MALRPGSSGGGSFMYPVGGSLGPPQGMVPMQQQQGQGPGQGQGQGFPMVQVMQPNMQSMMGMNFGGQMPPGAMPMQAGMTIAMQTPGMPYLAQPQFIGMRPAGPPYTADMQKQMAEEHQKRLEQQQKMLEEDRKRRQFEEQKQKLRLLSSVKPKGGAQTGEKSRDDALEAIKGNLDGFSREAKMHPTPSSQSKKPDSSSSSSSSSSSCHPSVATPSLPAPLSEDNDEFSDFQGPASSNPSSSSSSSEPPSRRTVVAALPEEDEEFSDFVQGPVGSAHSRLSSQVRPSLPSSVSPPHSAVNSSSQTSFQGPSLEEKLFSSCDLTAGKTAHLNFKSRQTLTEMSPTARVSAQFQSSNKARNWATASRDLSLESVFVTERIPVAPPAAEASPRSGDDSAGVGVYPQQEHIQSIPPAWLYNDSLIPEMFKKVLEFSMTPAGIDTAKLYPLLMSSGLPREALGQIWASANRTTPGMLTKEELYTVLALIGVAQSGLPAMNVEILCQFPSPPVPNLPALAMALAPVMPQHQQPMMSHPPVSMPMPTPPPTVMPPMTAAAAPANFASFPPAQGNKAEDDDFQDFQEAPKAGTGDQAFTDFQGQSSASFPGGIAAQHQKSAPAMLTPLSGVSSDKYAVFKQLSVDQPAEVTPPTSDGGDKYSVFRHLENPADKKPLGEGFADFKSVRTDDGFTDFKTADSVSPLEPSEQTKIFQPFPSAFPNSPSLQQQPPPAVSITQTKNPLNMADLDLFSPLAPSVLPAADTQTGALPPFLVLPSGGAKPSGSVEFALFGSSSSDAAQAAVAVPQDDFADFMAFGSSGGEAKSESGAAVHSETSSQQSSDKYDVFKQLSLEGGGLAYDDAKDSGDDFADFHSSKFCTALGASEKTLVDKLASFKQGKEDCASVKSLDLPSIGGSSAGKDDSEDALSVQLDMKLTDVGGDLKHVMSDSSLDLTGLSSHQPPATEGDDMKFDPFGTSALSSLANYDWSERAECVTGELHKPQGHEGAAAPPLMPAENARLNSESISAASPAKFASSFRTEDDKFEAFADFAGREQRDGEAEDDFGEFAGTVSEKADPPAEAGPEATPGETSDDFGAFQGDKPKFGKSDFLKASAQPNVKSSEEMIKNELATFDLSVQGSHKRSHSLGEKEIGRPPPSLLPEQPFRDRSSTLSEKPTLPVIRDKYKDLTGEVEESERYAYEWQRCLESALEPDESSLDFTSCVLRHGIKNAKELACGVCLLNVDSRSKALTPESVRRTTAFNSETDNFKLAYGGHQYHASCANFWINCVEPKPPGLILPDLL